From Nicotiana tabacum cultivar K326 chromosome 22, ASM71507v2, whole genome shotgun sequence, one genomic window encodes:
- the LOC107765041 gene encoding protein FAR1-RELATED SEQUENCE 6, with protein MDGLSLNAEPIFDDETEEFKIDGECAMTEYVGQSGVIEGKNPVLPAVGMEFETYEDVYYFYNCYAKVQGFGVRVSNTWYRKSRERYRGKLSCSSAGFKKKSEANRPRPETRTGCPAMIKFRLMANKRWRIIEVELEHNHLLSPSAEKFYKSHRNISSGSKRPLQMDANQDVQKIRLFRTVIIDPDDDRKLNIDEGEFRNTIDQSNNHLILKSGDAQAIHSFFIDLQLVNPDFFYVMDLNEKGCLRNVFWAEARFKAAYNYFGDVVRIDTACLTTKYEVPLVVIAGVNHHGQSVPLGCGLVAGETVESFIWLLRAWLTYMVGRPPQTIIIDQSRAMQTAIADVLPQSSHCISLSHIMKKVPEELGGLHEYEVIKKEFTKAIYQSSRTDEFEAAWEDMILCHGIRDHKWLQTLHEDRKHWVPVYLKDTFLAGMFPITVSEKEASPFDEYLSNHTPLKEFLDAYNQCPKEIYQREALADTKSRNSSFMLKSRFYFEMQLSKVYTNHIFEKFQIEIEGMFSCLSTRQVSIDGSIVTYMVKEHEVENVNEARDYEVTLNTVVAEVLCACGLFNLEGFLCRHALCVLSQNGFEEIPPQYILSRWRKDIHRSYVLDYGCNLIDTKNSVHRYDNLYKCAVKLVEEGRKSNERYKFTLEALGEILKEVSLQDHNTL; from the coding sequence ATGGATGGTCTTTCACTCAATGCCGAGCCCATCTTCGATGATGAAACTGAGGAATTCAAGATTGATGGAGAGTGTGCGATGACGGAATATGTTGGTCAATCTGGTGTTATTGAAGGCAAAAATCCTGTTCTTCCGGCTGTTGGAATGGAGTTCGAGACATATGAGGATGTATATTACTTTTACAATTGTTATGCTAAAGTGCAAGGATTTGGGGTCAGAGTGAGTAATACATGGTATAGGAAGAGTAGGGAAAGGTATAGAGGAAAACTAAGCTGCAGCAGTGCAGGATTTAAAAAGAAAAGCGAAGCGAACCGGCCCAGACCCGAGACAAGAACTGGCTGTCCAGCAATGATAAAGTTCAGATTGATGGCGAACAAAAGATGGAGAATAATTGAAGTTGAACTTGAACACAACCACCTCCTTAGTCCATCAGCTGAAAAGTTCTATAAATCTCATAGAAACATCAGTTCGGGGAGTAAAAGGCCCTTGCAGATGGATGCTAATCAAGACGTTCAGAAAATTAGGTTATTCCGAactgtcattattgatccagatGATGATCGAAAATTAAACATTGATGAAGGTGAATTCAGGAACACGATTGACCAGTCCAACAACCATTTGATTCTTAAATCTGGAGATGCTCAAGCTATTCACAGTTTCTTCATTGATCTACAGTTGGTAAACCCTGATTTCTTTTATGTAATGGACCTAAATGAGAAAGGATGCCTGCGGAATGTGTTTTGGGCGGAAGCAAGATTTAAGGCTGCGTATAATTATTTTGGTGATGTGGTCAGAATTGACACTGCTTGTTTGACCACCAAATACGAGGTTCCACTAGTGGTAATTGCCGGAGTTAACCATCATGGACAATCTGTCCCACTAGGCTGTGGTTTGGTTGCAGGAGAGACTGTAGAGTCATTTATATGGCTGCTAAGGGCATGGCTAACGTACATGGTTGGCCGCCCTCCGCAGACCATCATAATTGACCAATCTAGAGCTATGCAAACTGCTATTGCTGATGTTCTCCCTCAGTCATCTCATTGTATTTCTTTGTCACATATCATGAAGAAAGTTCCAGAGGAATTGGGTGGGTTGCATGAATATGAAGTAATCAAGAAAGAATTTACTAAAGCAATTTACCAATCATCAAGAACAGATGAGTTTGAAGCAGCTTGGGAGGACATGATACTATGCCATGGAATTAGGGACCATAAATGGCTCCAGACACTCCATGAAGATCGTAAACACTGGGTCCCTGTCTATTTAAAGGATACATTTCTAGCGGGGATGTTTCCTATAACAGTCAGTGAGAAAGAGGCTTCTCCTTTTGATGAGTATTTGTCTAATCATACTCCCTTGAAAGAGTTCCTTGACGCGTATAACCAATGTCCGAAGGAAATCTATCAAAGAGAAGCATTGGCTGATACAAAATCaaggaattccagttttatgttGAAATCAAGATTTTATTTTGAAATGCAGCTATCTAAAGTTTATACCAATCACATATTCGAAAAATTCCAAATCGAGATCGAGGGAATGTTTTCGTGTTTAAGCACAAGGCAAGTAAGTATTGATGGGTCAATTGTAACTTACATGGTTAAGGAACATGAAGttgagaatgtgaatgaagcaCGAGATTATGAGGTTACGTTGAATACAGTTGTTGCGGAAGTTCTTTGTGCTTGTGGTTTATTCAACCTGGAGGGTTTCCTGTGCAGGCACGCATTGTGTGTTCTAAGTCAGAACGGTTTTGAGGAGATCCCACCTCAGtacattctttcacgttggagaAAGGATATTCACCGTAGTTATGTTCTTGACTATGGTTGCAATTTGATTGACACCAAGAATTCGGTCCACAGGTATGATAATTTATACAAGTGTGCTGTGAAGTTGGTGGAAGAGGGGAGGAAATCGAATGAACGATACAAGTTCACTTTAGAAGCATTGGGTGAGATATTGAAGGAAGTTAGTTTGCAAGATCATAACACTCTTTAG